From a single Spongiibacter taiwanensis genomic region:
- a CDS encoding STAS/SEC14 domain-containing protein: MMLELLPITSPYAVGVRVSGKVNQDDMETVAKAMEAKLKKEDQLGMYIELDHFEGFTLRGFLREARFVFRFMNHITRTAMVGDSRWFNRAAAVIARFFPNVEIEHFTPLQRDEALIWVAEKDAEVY, encoded by the coding sequence ATGATGCTCGAATTGTTGCCCATTACCTCACCCTATGCGGTAGGTGTGCGGGTATCTGGCAAAGTGAACCAGGATGATATGGAAACCGTCGCCAAAGCGATGGAAGCCAAACTGAAAAAAGAAGATCAGTTGGGCATGTACATTGAACTGGATCATTTTGAAGGGTTTACCCTGCGTGGTTTCCTGCGGGAAGCGCGCTTTGTGTTTCGGTTTATGAACCACATAACTCGAACCGCGATGGTCGGTGACAGCCGCTGGTTCAATCGTGCCGCCGCGGTAATTGCGCGATTTTTCCCCAATGTGGAAATCGAGCACTTCACCCCGCTGCAGCGCGACGAGGCGTTGATCTGGGTGGCCGAGAAGGACGCCGAAGTCTACTGA
- a CDS encoding YheV family putative metal-binding protein produces MDKTVLYRVSELEQVRECVRCGFKESIRDDENSPEEVQTRVNQPRVGEKPLAHEDEIAVVKLLDPGDGRHRRDH; encoded by the coding sequence ATGGACAAGACCGTACTCTATCGTGTGTCTGAACTCGAGCAGGTGCGCGAGTGTGTGCGATGCGGTTTCAAAGAGTCTATCCGCGATGATGAAAACTCACCTGAAGAGGTTCAGACCCGGGTTAATCAGCCCCGCGTCGGAGAGAAGCCCTTGGCCCACGAGGACGAGATCGCCGTGGTGAAATTGCTCGATCCTGGCGACGGCCGCCATCGGCGGGACCACTAA